Proteins found in one Paenibacillus dendritiformis genomic segment:
- the mgtE gene encoding magnesium transporter has translation MVQKWMIQDLKDRLAEQKQDALTEFLARYQPYDLAEMLIELEENEQIRFIAELPIALGAEILEYVDPELQYRILDRGTKETAALLLNEMSSDKVADLLLAIHPHQAATLSELLPADYREKISSLMQYPPESAGSLATVDYIAVRNYWTVEHTLQHVRKVGQDAEMVSYFYVLDNNGKLVGIVSLKQAILAKADSRLEDIMLKDFVSVSARMNQQEVATILSNYDLVALPVITDEQRMIGIITVDDLIDVIHEEATEDFQKMGGSQPLEVPYFKNSFWKLFRKRIGWLLILFVAEAYTGNVLRHFEDTLSEVIALAFFIPLLVGTGGNTGTQTVTTLVRALALGEVKPKNIFRVIRKEVSTGLILGLCMGVATFIRAQILGVGFDIGSVVAVTAIFIVIWASLIAAVLPLVLHKLRVDPAVVSGPFITTLVDGTGLIIYFSLAKLMLNL, from the coding sequence ATGGTTCAAAAATGGATGATTCAAGACTTGAAAGATAGATTGGCCGAACAAAAGCAGGATGCCCTTACCGAGTTTCTGGCCCGGTACCAACCTTATGACTTAGCCGAAATGTTAATTGAGCTTGAGGAAAACGAGCAAATTCGATTTATTGCCGAGCTTCCCATTGCCCTCGGGGCAGAGATTTTGGAATATGTCGATCCCGAGTTGCAGTATCGAATTTTAGACCGCGGGACCAAGGAGACAGCAGCTTTACTGCTTAATGAGATGTCCAGTGATAAAGTGGCCGATCTGCTGCTAGCCATACATCCCCACCAAGCTGCAACGTTATCGGAGCTTCTGCCTGCCGATTACCGGGAGAAAATCAGCTCTCTGATGCAATACCCTCCAGAGTCGGCGGGAAGCCTGGCTACCGTAGATTATATTGCGGTGCGGAATTATTGGACGGTGGAGCATACGCTGCAGCACGTCCGCAAAGTCGGGCAAGATGCGGAAATGGTCTCTTACTTTTATGTGCTCGATAATAACGGCAAGCTGGTAGGGATCGTCTCGCTGAAGCAAGCTATCCTGGCCAAAGCCGATTCCAGACTAGAGGATATCATGCTCAAGGATTTCGTGTCGGTTTCTGCTCGCATGAACCAGCAGGAAGTGGCGACGATTTTATCCAACTATGATCTGGTGGCTCTGCCTGTAATCACCGATGAACAGCGAATGATCGGGATTATCACGGTCGATGATTTAATTGACGTTATCCATGAAGAAGCGACGGAAGATTTTCAGAAGATGGGCGGAAGCCAGCCTTTAGAAGTGCCGTATTTTAAAAATTCCTTTTGGAAGCTGTTCCGCAAGCGGATCGGATGGCTGCTCATCTTATTTGTAGCCGAAGCCTATACGGGGAATGTACTGCGTCACTTCGAAGACACGCTCTCGGAAGTGATTGCGCTCGCTTTCTTCATCCCCTTGTTAGTCGGCACGGGCGGGAATACGGGAACACAGACCGTAACAACGCTGGTTCGCGCCCTGGCGCTCGGGGAAGTGAAGCCGAAGAATATATTCAGAGTCATCCGTAAAGAGGTGTCCACGGGATTAATTCTGGGACTTTGTATGGGGGTAGCAACCTTTATTCGCGCCCAGATACTGGGGGTCGGTTTTGATATCGGAAGCGTCGTCGCCGTCACGGCTATTTTTATCGTGATCTGGGCCTCCCTCATCGCCGCTGTGCTGCCTCTGGTGCTCCACAAGCTCAGAGTCGATCCGGCCGTCGTCTCGGGCCCGTTTATCACCACCTTGGTGGATGGCACCGGACTTATCATCTACTTCTCTTTGGCTAAGCTGATGCTGAATCTATGA
- the rimI gene encoding ribosomal protein S18-alanine N-acetyltransferase encodes MGQRPEYDEDERAAEAGGVEFRPMRLEDIPGVLEVEHASFTVPWTVDAFRNELTQNHFAKYTVMLHGDRIIGYSGMWTVVDEAHITNIAVHPDFRGQKLGERLLREMVVQAMAYGMEAMTLEVRVSNHIAQRLYAKFGFQGAGVRKGYYSDNKEDALIMWTDLKALAASSYQQAE; translated from the coding sequence ATGGGACAACGACCTGAATACGATGAGGATGAACGGGCGGCGGAAGCCGGCGGAGTGGAGTTCCGGCCGATGCGGCTTGAGGATATTCCCGGCGTGCTGGAGGTGGAGCACGCTTCGTTCACGGTGCCGTGGACGGTAGATGCGTTCCGGAATGAATTGACGCAGAACCATTTTGCCAAATATACGGTCATGCTTCATGGCGATCGCATTATCGGCTATTCCGGCATGTGGACGGTTGTGGATGAAGCTCATATTACCAATATCGCCGTTCATCCCGATTTCCGGGGGCAGAAGCTCGGGGAGCGCTTGCTGCGGGAGATGGTCGTTCAGGCGATGGCCTACGGCATGGAGGCGATGACGCTGGAGGTCCGGGTGTCGAATCATATCGCCCAGCGGCTGTATGCGAAGTTCGGCTTTCAGGGAGCGGGCGTGCGCAAAGGATACTATTCGGATAACAAGGAAGATGCGCTCATTATGTGGACCGACCTGAAAGCGTTGGCCGCCTCTTCCTATCAACAAGCGGAATAA
- the tsaB gene encoding tRNA (adenosine(37)-N6)-threonylcarbamoyltransferase complex dimerization subunit type 1 TsaB, with product MHQQDHNRTRVLALDTSTAALTAALLEGGALVAERHSQAERNHSIKLLPTVQSLMADNGWSGKSTDLVAVGVGPGSYTGVRIAVTAGKTMAWTWDKPVIGVSSLEALALSGLQQAEQDGAAAGGAGRILVYPLMDARRGQVYTAPFSSNGSGDEALANGVERHGEDGIRLFSLVAEEASRALQADAGGADHSHAAAEVWFVGDTGAQQEALNGLQAQWGDRIRVIPCGMEARWIGRLGLRAYAAGERTDTHRLEPNYTQLAEAEAKLLAKERADRKQQL from the coding sequence GTGCATCAACAGGATCATAACAGAACACGGGTGCTGGCCCTGGATACATCGACGGCTGCTCTGACCGCCGCCTTGCTCGAAGGGGGCGCGCTCGTGGCCGAGCGCCATTCCCAGGCCGAACGCAATCATTCGATCAAGCTGCTGCCGACGGTGCAGTCGCTGATGGCGGATAACGGGTGGAGCGGCAAGTCGACGGATCTTGTCGCCGTCGGTGTCGGCCCTGGATCGTATACGGGCGTGCGGATTGCGGTCACGGCCGGGAAGACGATGGCTTGGACATGGGACAAGCCGGTTATTGGCGTATCCAGCCTGGAGGCCTTGGCGCTCTCCGGCCTGCAGCAGGCCGAACAGGACGGCGCGGCAGCGGGCGGCGCTGGGCGAATCCTTGTGTACCCGCTGATGGATGCGAGAAGGGGGCAGGTCTATACGGCTCCCTTCTCTTCGAACGGAAGCGGGGACGAGGCCCTGGCGAATGGCGTGGAGCGGCATGGAGAGGACGGGATTCGCCTGTTCTCGCTGGTCGCCGAGGAGGCGTCCCGGGCGCTGCAGGCTGATGCGGGAGGCGCGGATCATTCGCATGCGGCCGCAGAAGTATGGTTCGTCGGCGACACCGGAGCGCAGCAGGAAGCGCTGAACGGCCTGCAGGCGCAATGGGGAGACCGGATTCGCGTCATCCCGTGCGGGATGGAGGCGCGCTGGATCGGCCGTCTCGGGCTGCGCGCCTATGCCGCAGGCGAGCGGACAGACACCCATCGGCTCGAACCGAACTATACGCAGTTGGCCGAAGCGGAAGCGAAGCTGCTGGCGAAGGAGCGGGCGGACCGGAAGCAGCAGTTATAG
- the ftsW gene encoding putative lipid II flippase FtsW produces the protein MKQTIKGRPDFLLLFVTLLLVMFGLAMIYSASSAVVSLKYENPSYYASKQMLFALIGLAAMFVLMNIPFRKWSKAAPFLLLFSIVLLVLVPYFGIKVNGATRWFNVGGMRFQPTEFAKLSLIIYLSHLISKKGERIRVFVGGLLPILMVIGTMLLLIMLQPDFGSVMIISIISMTIIIIGGANMRHIAMLSGGLGVLLVFLAFSRSYRYQRIISFLNPFDDPEGSGYQLIQSLIALAHGGMTGTGYGQSVQKLFYLPEAHTDFIFAIIGEEFGFVGGLLLLFCFFLFFWRGLMAALRSDEPFGIMLGTGIITMIFAQFAFNLGAVTGAMPIKGVPLPFISYGGSSLLLCMASTGILLNISRDNDRRQRE, from the coding sequence TTGAAGCAAACGATAAAAGGCCGTCCGGATTTTTTGCTGCTTTTTGTGACCTTGCTGCTGGTCATGTTCGGATTGGCGATGATATACAGTGCCAGCTCGGCCGTTGTCAGCCTGAAGTATGAGAATCCGTCCTATTATGCGTCGAAGCAAATGTTGTTCGCTCTCATCGGCCTTGCCGCTATGTTTGTTCTCATGAACATTCCCTTTCGCAAATGGAGCAAGGCCGCCCCCTTCTTGCTGTTGTTCTCGATCGTGCTGCTTGTGCTCGTTCCTTATTTCGGCATCAAGGTGAATGGCGCAACAAGATGGTTCAACGTCGGCGGCATGCGGTTCCAGCCGACGGAATTCGCCAAGCTGTCCTTGATCATCTATTTGTCGCATCTAATCAGCAAAAAAGGAGAACGGATTCGCGTCTTCGTTGGGGGATTGCTGCCCATTCTGATGGTCATTGGGACGATGCTGCTTCTTATTATGCTGCAGCCGGATTTTGGCTCGGTGATGATCATTTCGATTATATCCATGACCATTATTATTATCGGCGGGGCGAATATGCGTCATATTGCGATGCTGAGCGGGGGACTTGGAGTGCTGTTGGTCTTTCTTGCCTTCAGCCGCAGCTATCGCTATCAGCGGATTATTTCGTTTTTGAATCCGTTTGATGATCCGGAAGGGTCCGGCTACCAATTGATTCAATCTTTAATCGCGCTGGCTCACGGGGGGATGACCGGAACGGGATACGGCCAAAGCGTGCAGAAGCTGTTCTATTTGCCGGAAGCGCACACCGATTTTATTTTTGCCATCATCGGAGAAGAATTCGGTTTTGTCGGCGGGTTATTGCTTTTGTTTTGCTTTTTTCTTTTCTTCTGGCGCGGCCTGATGGCAGCTCTTCGCAGTGATGAGCCCTTCGGGATTATGCTCGGAACGGGCATTATTACTATGATATTCGCCCAATTCGCGTTCAACCTGGGGGCGGTAACCGGGGCGATGCCGATCAAGGGCGTGCCGCTTCCGTTCATCAGCTATGGCGGCTCTTCTCTCTTGTTGTGCATGGCCAGTACCGGAATTCTGTTAAATATTTCTCGTGATAATGATCGGAGACAGCGCGAATAG
- a CDS encoding ABC-F family ATP-binding cassette domain-containing protein, whose product MLLQVNGMSKSYGITPVLSNITLQILERERIGLVGVNGAGKSTLLQLIAGEMSPDSGTIYKAKETRIGYLAQNSGLQSDRSIWDEMMLVFAPLVEAEQELRQLEHEIADPETAADSARHEAVLRRYAERSEWFRMQGGYEMETRVRSILHGMGFGQMDPGTPIHTLSGGQKTRLALARILLQQPDLLLLDEPTNHLDIHTLTWLENYLRSYPGAVLVVSHDRYFLDAMVTTIIEIERHQAKRYTGNYTKYMELKAAEYEQQMKLYEKQQDEIARLEDFVQRNLVRASTTKRAQSRRKTLEKMERLDKPAGELKKAHFRFETTRQSGKDVLHVQQLSAGYDAAEPLFRHAEFDLKRGEMVALIGPNGIGKSTLLKVLIDKHPLREGSVRWGTNVSIGYYDQEQSTLNPNHTVLEEVWSAYPHLEEVRIRTVLGNFLFSGDDVTKKVASLSGGEKARVALAKLMLQQANVLILDEPTNHLDLFSKEVLESALYDYEGTLLFISHDRYFLNKMAERIIELDADGTHPYLGNYDDYMAKKQELAEDEAIRASLQPAPSKPAAFQGSAAADSAADAGLSAAEAYEADKQAKREERARQRKLEQLETQIAALEAAIAERELELAEPDVYNDYVRVQAIQTQLEEDKEALNAVYAEWEQLMEA is encoded by the coding sequence ATGCTGCTTCAAGTGAACGGCATGAGCAAGAGTTACGGGATAACTCCCGTATTGTCGAATATTACGCTGCAGATTCTGGAGCGCGAGCGGATTGGGCTGGTCGGCGTGAACGGGGCCGGCAAATCGACGCTCCTGCAGCTCATCGCCGGAGAGATGTCCCCAGACAGCGGGACCATTTATAAAGCCAAAGAAACACGCATCGGTTACCTGGCCCAGAACAGCGGACTGCAGTCCGACCGCTCCATCTGGGACGAGATGATGCTCGTATTCGCCCCATTAGTGGAAGCGGAACAGGAGCTGAGACAGCTCGAGCATGAGATTGCCGACCCGGAGACCGCCGCCGACTCCGCCCGCCATGAAGCGGTATTGCGCAGGTACGCCGAACGCTCGGAATGGTTCCGCATGCAGGGCGGTTATGAGATGGAGACGCGGGTGCGGAGCATTCTTCACGGGATGGGCTTCGGCCAGATGGACCCGGGCACGCCCATTCATACGCTGAGCGGCGGCCAGAAGACCCGGCTGGCCTTGGCCCGCATTCTGCTGCAGCAGCCGGATCTGCTGCTGCTGGACGAGCCGACGAACCATCTGGACATCCATACGCTGACTTGGCTCGAGAATTATCTTCGCTCCTATCCGGGAGCGGTGCTGGTCGTGTCTCACGACCGTTATTTCCTGGATGCGATGGTCACCACCATTATCGAGATCGAGCGGCATCAGGCGAAGCGCTACACCGGCAATTATACGAAGTATATGGAATTAAAAGCGGCCGAGTACGAGCAGCAGATGAAGCTGTATGAGAAGCAGCAGGACGAGATCGCCCGGCTGGAGGATTTCGTCCAGCGCAACCTCGTGCGCGCTTCGACGACGAAGCGGGCGCAGAGCCGGCGCAAGACGCTGGAGAAAATGGAGCGGCTGGATAAGCCGGCCGGCGAGCTGAAGAAGGCGCATTTCCGCTTCGAGACGACGAGACAGAGCGGCAAAGACGTGCTGCATGTGCAGCAGCTCTCCGCAGGCTATGACGCCGCGGAGCCATTGTTCCGCCATGCCGAATTCGATCTGAAGCGCGGCGAGATGGTCGCCCTTATCGGTCCGAACGGAATCGGCAAGTCGACCTTGCTGAAGGTGCTGATCGACAAGCATCCCCTTCGCGAAGGAAGCGTCCGCTGGGGCACCAATGTCTCGATCGGTTACTATGATCAAGAGCAATCGACGCTGAATCCGAACCATACGGTGCTCGAAGAGGTATGGAGCGCCTATCCTCATCTGGAAGAGGTGCGGATACGGACCGTATTGGGGAACTTCCTGTTCAGCGGGGATGATGTGACGAAGAAGGTCGCTTCCCTGAGCGGCGGGGAAAAGGCGCGCGTCGCCCTGGCCAAGCTGATGCTGCAGCAGGCGAACGTGCTGATTCTCGACGAGCCGACCAACCACCTCGATCTGTTCAGCAAGGAAGTGCTGGAATCGGCGCTGTACGACTATGAAGGCACACTGCTGTTCATTTCCCATGACCGCTACTTCCTGAACAAGATGGCGGAGCGCATCATCGAGCTGGATGCGGACGGAACGCACCCGTATCTCGGCAATTATGACGACTATATGGCCAAAAAGCAGGAGCTTGCCGAAGACGAAGCGATTCGCGCCTCGCTGCAGCCGGCGCCAAGCAAGCCGGCCGCGTTCCAGGGCAGCGCCGCGGCGGACAGTGCGGCCGATGCGGGCTTGAGCGCGGCGGAGGCGTATGAGGCCGACAAGCAGGCCAAGCGCGAGGAGCGTGCGCGCCAGCGGAAGCTGGAGCAATTGGAGACGCAGATTGCCGCGCTGGAAGCGGCGATCGCGGAGCGCGAGCTGGAGCTTGCCGAGCCGGACGTCTATAACGACTATGTCCGCGTCCAAGCGATCCAGACGCAGCTCGAGGAAGACAAGGAAGCATTGAACGCGGTATACGCCGAATGGGAGCAGCTGATGGAAGCCTAG
- a CDS encoding YbaK/EbsC family protein — protein sequence MGFEAGGIFTMEKINDRVQAVQDKLEELGFANRVVVLPDSARTAQEAAEAIGCEVAQIAKSIIFRMKQSEKPLLVVASGTNRINEKRIGQEIGEKLGKADAGFVREHTGFVIGGIPPIGHKEPIVTLIDEDLLPYAEIWAAAGHPHAVFPLTPQELIGMTSGRVMPVV from the coding sequence ATTGGGTTCGAAGCAGGAGGGATCTTCACAATGGAAAAAATCAATGATCGGGTTCAAGCGGTGCAGGACAAATTGGAGGAGCTTGGCTTCGCCAATCGGGTCGTCGTCCTTCCGGACAGCGCACGCACGGCCCAGGAAGCGGCAGAGGCGATCGGGTGCGAGGTCGCGCAGATCGCGAAGTCCATCATCTTCCGGATGAAGCAGTCAGAGAAGCCGCTGCTGGTGGTCGCTAGCGGAACGAACCGCATTAACGAGAAGCGGATCGGACAGGAGATCGGCGAGAAGCTGGGCAAAGCCGACGCCGGCTTCGTGCGCGAGCACACGGGATTCGTCATCGGAGGCATCCCGCCCATCGGGCATAAGGAGCCGATAGTGACGCTAATCGATGAAGATTTGCTTCCGTATGCGGAGATATGGGCTGCAGCGGGACATCCGCACGCCGTCTTTCCGCTCACGCCGCAGGAGCTGATCGGGATGACGAGCGGGCGGGTGATGCCGGTCGTCTAG
- the tsaE gene encoding tRNA (adenosine(37)-N6)-threonylcarbamoyltransferase complex ATPase subunit type 1 TsaE — translation MNQSAEFAFYSASEADTERLAAKLAERCQPGTVLALDGDLGAGKTRFSQAVARALGIEGIVNSPTFTIIKEYDSGRLPLYHMDVYRISMAEADELGLDEYLYGDGVSLVEWSSLITPLLPPRYLHLFMQTEGETERIIRLTAYGEPYVSWVNELKRMGV, via the coding sequence ATGAACCAATCAGCGGAATTCGCCTTTTACTCCGCGAGCGAAGCGGATACGGAACGGCTGGCCGCGAAGCTGGCCGAACGCTGTCAGCCCGGCACGGTGCTCGCTCTGGACGGAGATCTGGGGGCGGGCAAGACCCGGTTCTCGCAGGCGGTCGCGCGTGCGCTCGGTATCGAGGGGATCGTCAACAGTCCGACGTTTACGATAATTAAGGAATATGACAGCGGCAGGCTGCCGCTCTATCATATGGATGTGTACCGCATCTCGATGGCGGAAGCGGATGAATTGGGGTTGGATGAGTATTTGTATGGCGACGGCGTGTCGCTGGTTGAGTGGTCAAGCCTGATTACGCCGCTGCTGCCGCCGCGTTATTTGCATCTTTTTATGCAGACGGAGGGCGAGACGGAGCGGATCATTCGCTTGACCGCCTACGGGGAGCCTTATGTAAGCTGGGTTAACGAACTTAAACGGATGGGAGTCTGA
- a CDS encoding 2-isopropylmalate synthase gives MGTHTQGNSMQAEIGQDQEKRMIQIFDTTLRDGEQAPGAALTLPQKLELAEQLVRLGVDVIEPGFPISSPGEFEAVQRISRLYPQVEICGFARAVREDIDAAVKATADAALRRIHVFISSSDIHLQHQLRKSRAEVKQMARETVAYAKQFADRIEFTAMDATRSDVDFVIELVEAAIEEGASIINLPDTVGYALPEEYGALFRKVRQGARGAEHAVFSAHCHNDLGLAVANSLAAIQAGATQIEVTVNGVGERTGNCALEELIMALDTRGDALRAAARIRPEYLYETSRAVSRMMHFPIAYNKPVVGRNAFQHESGIHQDGLLKNRNTYEIMDPVKLGIPHHMIILGKHSGRHALKHRAEQYGVHLNADQLNEVYDRFKRVADAQKVVTDDQLLQCIGETLNEQLEPLSLLDVEVVAGNDRKRAASVTVQEQATGKKQTYAGVGSGPIEAVIRALSQAVREPIRFEDLELHSLSSGEEASGEAIVTVSLHDQVYQGSATHQDIVLAAAQAYMAACNQALRSAAADGEPVQEQELLSAQRHDAS, from the coding sequence ATGGGTACACATACACAAGGGAATTCGATGCAGGCCGAAATCGGGCAAGATCAGGAGAAGCGGATGATTCAGATTTTCGACACGACACTGCGGGACGGCGAGCAGGCCCCGGGCGCGGCCTTGACGCTGCCGCAGAAGCTGGAGCTGGCGGAGCAGCTCGTCCGGCTCGGGGTTGATGTGATTGAGCCGGGCTTCCCGATCTCGAGTCCGGGTGAATTCGAAGCGGTGCAGCGCATCTCCCGCTTGTATCCGCAAGTGGAGATCTGCGGCTTCGCGCGCGCGGTTCGGGAGGATATCGACGCAGCCGTGAAGGCGACGGCCGATGCCGCCCTGCGCAGGATTCATGTTTTCATCTCGTCGTCGGATATCCATCTTCAGCATCAGCTGCGCAAATCGCGCGCCGAGGTGAAGCAGATGGCGAGAGAGACGGTGGCCTATGCGAAGCAGTTCGCCGATCGCATCGAATTCACGGCCATGGATGCGACGCGCTCGGATGTGGACTTCGTTATCGAGCTGGTGGAGGCGGCGATCGAGGAAGGCGCGTCGATTATCAACCTGCCGGATACGGTCGGTTACGCGCTGCCGGAGGAATACGGAGCGCTGTTCCGCAAGGTGCGGCAGGGCGCACGCGGGGCGGAGCATGCGGTGTTCAGCGCGCACTGCCACAACGACCTGGGGCTGGCGGTCGCGAACAGCCTGGCGGCGATTCAAGCGGGCGCGACCCAGATCGAGGTGACGGTCAACGGGGTCGGCGAACGGACGGGGAACTGCGCGCTGGAAGAATTGATTATGGCGCTCGATACGCGCGGCGATGCCCTGCGGGCCGCGGCCCGCATTCGTCCGGAATATTTGTACGAGACGTCGCGCGCGGTCAGCCGGATGATGCATTTCCCGATTGCCTATAACAAGCCGGTGGTCGGCCGCAACGCCTTCCAGCATGAGTCCGGCATCCATCAGGACGGCCTGCTCAAGAACCGCAACACGTATGAGATTATGGATCCGGTGAAGCTGGGCATCCCGCATCATATGATTATTCTGGGCAAGCATTCGGGCCGGCACGCGCTCAAGCACCGCGCGGAGCAGTATGGCGTCCATCTCAATGCCGACCAGTTGAACGAAGTGTATGACCGCTTCAAGCGCGTGGCCGATGCGCAGAAGGTCGTGACGGACGATCAGCTGCTGCAATGCATCGGCGAGACGCTGAACGAGCAGCTGGAGCCGTTGAGCTTGCTTGATGTCGAAGTGGTGGCGGGCAATGACCGCAAGCGGGCCGCGTCCGTGACGGTGCAGGAGCAGGCGACCGGCAAGAAGCAGACGTATGCCGGAGTGGGCAGCGGACCGATTGAAGCGGTTATCCGCGCCTTGTCCCAAGCCGTCCGGGAGCCGATCCGGTTCGAGGATCTGGAGCTGCATTCGCTCTCTTCCGGGGAAGAGGCGTCGGGCGAAGCGATCGTGACGGTGTCGCTCCATGATCAGGTGTATCAGGGAAGCGCGACGCATCAGGACATCGTGCTGGCTGCGGCCCAAGCTTATATGGCCGCCTGCAACCAGGCGCTTCGCAGCGCCGCCGCTGATGGAGAGCCCGTTCAAGAGCAGGAGCTCCTGTCCGCCCAGCGTCACGATGCATCCTAA
- the tsaD gene encoding tRNA (adenosine(37)-N6)-threonylcarbamoyltransferase complex transferase subunit TsaD — protein MNISSSHTHPAEADVILAIETSCDETSVAIVRGGREVLANQVSSQIDVHQRFGGVVPEIASRKHVETITVMLEEAVKQAGVALTDITAVAVTQGPGLVGSLLVGIVAAKSLAMALDVPLIGTHHIAGHIYANRLVQELAYPCMALVVSGGHTELVHLEREGVFRVIGSTRDDAVGEAYDKVARAVGFPYPGGPHIDRLAVDADDAITLPRAWLEPDSYDFSFSGLKSAVLNVVNQAKMRGEPPMYAAVARGFQESVIDVLTEKAMRAVKEYGAAQLLLCGGVAANRGLRSALAERCQAEGVPLLIPPFEYCTDNAAMIAAAAHIKWKHGQFTPLDFQAQPLFSLEAWSVE, from the coding sequence GTGAATATATCAAGTTCTCATACCCATCCGGCGGAAGCGGACGTCATACTCGCGATCGAGACAAGCTGCGACGAGACGTCCGTCGCCATCGTTCGCGGCGGGCGCGAAGTACTGGCGAATCAAGTCTCCAGCCAGATCGACGTCCATCAGCGCTTCGGCGGCGTCGTGCCGGAGATCGCTTCGCGCAAGCATGTGGAGACGATCACCGTCATGCTGGAGGAAGCGGTCAAGCAGGCAGGCGTTGCCCTGACTGATATTACGGCCGTCGCGGTCACGCAGGGGCCGGGGCTCGTCGGCTCGCTGCTCGTCGGCATCGTTGCGGCGAAATCGCTGGCGATGGCCCTGGACGTGCCCTTGATCGGGACGCATCATATCGCCGGGCATATTTATGCGAACCGGCTCGTGCAGGAGCTGGCCTATCCATGCATGGCGCTCGTCGTCAGCGGCGGGCATACGGAGCTGGTTCATCTGGAGCGGGAGGGCGTGTTCCGCGTCATCGGAAGCACGCGCGACGACGCGGTTGGCGAGGCTTACGACAAGGTCGCCCGCGCGGTCGGCTTCCCTTATCCGGGCGGTCCGCATATCGACCGCCTCGCCGTGGACGCGGATGACGCGATCACGCTGCCGCGCGCCTGGCTGGAGCCTGATTCCTATGATTTCAGCTTCAGCGGACTGAAGTCCGCCGTGCTGAACGTCGTCAATCAGGCGAAGATGCGGGGCGAGCCGCCGATGTACGCCGCCGTCGCCCGCGGATTCCAGGAATCCGTCATCGACGTGCTGACGGAGAAAGCGATGCGCGCCGTGAAGGAATACGGCGCGGCCCAATTACTGCTGTGCGGCGGCGTGGCCGCCAACCGCGGATTGCGATCGGCGCTGGCCGAGCGCTGCCAGGCCGAAGGCGTGCCGCTATTGATTCCGCCGTTCGAATATTGCACGGACAATGCGGCGATGATCGCGGCCGCGGCGCATATCAAGTGGAAGCACGGGCAGTTCACGCCGCTTGATTTCCAGGCGCAGCCGCTGTTCTCGCTCGAGGCGTGGTCGGTGGAATAG
- a CDS encoding FtsW/RodA/SpoVE family cell cycle protein, giving the protein MFYIRKLTKLDKPTLLLLLGLMILGTVAVHEATSGTNLDGLYKYSIVFFVLFLIPMLLIALLDYSVFTGAVSYILYGIGLALLVIVMFTGENINGAVRWIRIGSFQLQPSELVKIAAVLVTCNLLQKRSGNKLRFIQDLLPIGAVFFVPAFIIMKQPDLGTALVFVGVLPVMLWMGNIRVLHMLLLLASMALPVGGVCWLYFANYDILANLLKPHQLSRIETFLEPGLDPDKSWHVNNAMNAIGSGQMSGNSGFYVDRGYIPYAYSDSIYVVIGEKFGFIGSAVLLLLFYLLIFRMLYIARESRDLAGSYLVVGLAGMLLFQIFVNIGMHIGLMPLTGISLPFISYGGSSLLANMLCIGLVLSVHIHKDDIAMAADTDGNRS; this is encoded by the coding sequence ATGTTTTATATTCGCAAGCTGACAAAATTGGACAAGCCGACACTTCTGCTGCTGCTGGGTCTTATGATTCTCGGGACGGTAGCCGTGCATGAAGCTACTTCCGGCACGAATCTCGATGGCTTGTACAAGTATAGCATTGTCTTTTTCGTTCTCTTCCTTATCCCCATGCTGCTGATAGCGTTGCTCGACTACTCTGTATTTACGGGCGCCGTATCTTATATTTTGTATGGAATCGGGCTTGCTCTGCTTGTGATCGTGATGTTCACCGGAGAAAATATTAACGGAGCGGTACGGTGGATAAGAATCGGCAGCTTCCAGCTTCAGCCCTCCGAATTGGTTAAGATAGCTGCCGTGCTCGTCACATGCAATCTGCTGCAAAAGCGGTCCGGCAATAAGCTTCGGTTCATTCAGGATTTGCTGCCGATTGGCGCCGTGTTCTTCGTTCCGGCATTCATCATTATGAAGCAGCCGGATTTGGGCACTGCGCTCGTGTTCGTCGGCGTCCTGCCCGTCATGCTGTGGATGGGCAACATTCGCGTCTTGCATATGCTGCTGCTGCTCGCGTCGATGGCTTTGCCGGTCGGGGGCGTCTGCTGGCTGTATTTTGCGAATTATGATATCCTGGCCAACCTGTTGAAGCCCCATCAATTATCGAGAATCGAGACGTTTCTTGAACCAGGTCTAGATCCTGATAAATCGTGGCATGTCAATAACGCCATGAACGCGATCGGATCGGGTCAGATGAGCGGAAATTCCGGCTTCTACGTTGATCGCGGTTACATTCCGTATGCGTATTCGGATTCCATCTATGTGGTCATTGGCGAGAAATTCGGATTTATCGGCTCTGCTGTCCTGCTGCTATTGTTTTATTTGCTTATTTTCCGCATGCTGTATATCGCCAGGGAGAGCCGGGATCTGGCGGGCTCCTATCTCGTTGTCGGACTTGCCGGCATGCTGCTGTTCCAAATCTTCGTTAACATCGGCATGCATATCGGCCTCATGCCGTTGACCGGCATATCGCTTCCGTTCATCAGTTACGGAGGCAGCT